The following coding sequences lie in one Drosophila sulfurigaster albostrigata strain 15112-1811.04 chromosome 2R, ASM2355843v2, whole genome shotgun sequence genomic window:
- the LOC133835872 gene encoding CD81 antigen, with the protein MGLNGCCSCVKYLMVLINILFWLIGLTIVITSIWMLTDPTFMLSMTQSYDHYHIALYVFLAIGTLITLGAFFGCMGVCRESQCLLVSFFCVILIVMVAQIAAGAWAFHNKDKLDDIVRAAVKASVQEEYGQASMSSRTVTFDTLQKNLKCCGADGPGDWATSRFNNVDRTNIVDIAVSSLNVFYNIPESCCKEDLKDNDCERSRHLKFGGPLNTYIYQQGCVDKLIEIIHENWVTIFAIAAAVILLELLSLTFALSLCCAVRNQHYKA; encoded by the exons atggGTCTTAACGGCTGCTGTTCGTGTGTCAAATATTTGATGGTCCTTATAAACATCTTATTTTgg CTGATTGGTTTAACCATTGTGATCACCTCGATATGGATGCTCACGGATCCCACGTTTATGCTATCGATGACGCAATCATACGATCATTATCACATCGCCCTCTATGTCTTCCTGGCCATTGGAACACTGATCACATTGGGCGCATTCTTTGGATGCATGGGCGTCTGTCGAGAGTCGCAATGTCTGCTCGTTTCG TTCTTCTGTGTCATACTCATTGTGATGGTGGCACAAATAGCCGCCGGTGCTTGGGCATTCCACAACAAAGACAAACTGGATGATATTGTGCGTGCGGCAGTTAAAGCTTCGGTGCAGGAAGAATACGGACAGGCCTCGATGAGTTCACGTACCGTGACATTCGATACGCTGCAGAagaat CTTAAATGCTGCGGCGCTGATGGACCTGGAGACTGGGCAACGAGTCGATTTAATAATGTGGATCGTACGAATATTGTGGATATTGCCGTCTCATCGCTGAATGTCTTTTATAACATACCCGAATCGTGCTGCAAAGAGGACCTCAAGGATAACGACTGTGAGCGGTCGCgtcatttgaaatttggcgGTCCTCTAAACACATACATTTATCAGCAG GGCTGTGTTGACAAACTGATTGAAATCATCCACGAAAATTGGGTGACCATATTCGCCATAGCCGCCGCTGTTATACTGCTGGAACTGTTGTCGCTGACATTCGCCTTGAGCCTTTGCTGTGCGGTGAGGAATCAACATTACAAGGCCTGA